The Chitinophaga sp. H8 region TGTGAGCCATAGACGCCGATCCCCAGGCCACCGGAACCATTATTGATACCCCGTAGAGCGGAGGAAAACCCACCAGGACCGGTACTGGAGACAATACCCCGGATAGCAGCAATATTGGAAGTGGTGGTATTGTTGACTCCTTCCAGCGAGGTACCATCCCCACTATTGGCAATAGAGAAAAGCGTGGCAGCATTATTCTCGTTAGCCGCGTAAGGCAACACAAAAGTACCTCCTACTGTACCGGGCGCCCATTCTACCCCATTAAATTTCAGGACATCGTTGGCTGCCGGCGCTGCATTATTTACGCCTTTGCCCTGGATGGCTTTTACGGAGGGATTAGGGTAAGTACCTGCCAGGTCACCTCCTGCCGGACCATTAGGCGGCAGAGCGGCCGGTATTACCCCAGGAGCTAATTTAGCCAGGGTAACTACGCCGTTGGCTATAACCGGATCAGGATAGGTACCGCTCAGATCTCCGCCAGCCGGTGCCCCCGCAATAGATCCCGCAGGTCCTGCTGGCCCTACAGGCCCGGCTGGCCCTATGGGCCCCATCGCTCCGGGTACCCCTGCCGGTCCTACTGGTCCTATTGGACCCACCGCTCCGGGTACTCCTGCTGGTCCCACAGGTCCTACCGGTCCAACTGCTCCGGCTGCCCCTGCCGGTCCCACAGGTCCTATTGGCCCCACTGCTCCGGGTGCTCCTGCTGGTCCCACAGGCCCTATTGGACCCACTGCTCCTGGTGCCCCTACTGGTCCCACAGGCCCTACAGGTCCCACTGCTCCTGGCACTCCCGCTGGTCCCACAGGTCCTACGGGTCCCACTGCTCCTGCCGGTCCTACAGGTCCTATTGGTCCAGCTGCTCCGGGTGCGCCAGCCGGGCCTGGAGGTCCAGCTGGTCCGGCTGTACCATTAGCCGCAAATTGTGCGAAAGGAACGCTCATGAGCTGGGAAGTCCCGAGGTCAGCAAATCCGCCCCCTGTATTTACTTCCACCTGCAGGTATTGATTGGCATCTCCCCATGGCACTCCTGCGAAGGTGCCATTGAGCGGTGTACCACGTCCTAATTGCAGGGTAAACAGTCCTAGTGCATTGGTAGTGGTGGTGTGTGATTCCTGGTATTGAACCGGACCAGCAGCCGCGCCGCCATGAATGGTGAAACGAACGGTCAGGTTTTGACTGGCCAGTACGGTACCATTATTATTACGGGCTACTGCCTGGTAGTTAATGCCAGCAAGGCCACTTTGGGCAAAAGCTCCCTGCGTAAACAAGGCTAAGAATAAAGATGACAGGTATAATAACTTTTTCATTGGATCGGTTTTATTGTTTTTTCACATTCACGTTACGGGAAGCTGGTTGTTTTACCGGGGTGGTGGTTTTTGCCGGAGCAGGTTCTTCACCTTGTTCCGGGGGAGGAAGGGCTGCTTTTTTTAAGGCAGCCGCATTGTTCGCCTCATTGTTTTTGGTGGCTTCCTCTGCTGTGACTGCTGATGGCAGCTGCTGGGTTTTGGCAGCAGCTGGAGCAGGAGCGAAGCTTTTACGTGAAATGCTGGCAGCATTGCCGGGCAATTTGCTGCCGGGAAATATCATACTTTCTATTTCCTGTTGGGTTGCTTTAGCTTCTTTGGGAAGCTGCGCATGTTTATTGGTCAGTGCTTTCGCACGTTGTTGATCTTTTGCAAAATCCGGGAATAAGCGATCAATGGATTTTTGCTGCGCCTGTATGCCGAGTGTGGCTGTTATCAAGGCGATCAGTAAGAGGCTTTTTTTCATAAAAAACGCTTTATCAGTGAGTGATAATCAGGGAATTATTTATCGTTTGAGATATTGTATACCAGGGAGAAACGCAGGGTACGCCGTTCCTGCTGACTGCCATCTGTAGGCATGAGATAGGCCATATCCAGTTCGAGCGCCTTTACACGTACCCCAAGGCCCGCGGAGAAATGTTGGCGGTACCCTTTGTTGGGATGTTCATAGAAATAACCTACCCGGGCAAAGAACTGGTGCTGGTAGGTATATTCCAGTCCGGAAGCCACTGTAAATTCCCGCAATTCTTCCTGGAAGCCTCCGGGAGCGTCTGTAAAGGAGGAGAAAATAGTTTCTGCCACGCTGCGGTCGGGGTTTCTGCCTTTTTCAATTTCATTGGTGATTTGCCCGCCGGCATCTACTTTATAGATAGGAGGGGTAGGAACGAGCAGCTTATTGATATCGACCGCCAGTGCAAACTGATGTTCCTGCGTATGTACAAACGTATATCCGCCACCTATACGTAAATTCATAGGGAGGAATGTCTGACGTTTGGTATCATCCGTATATTTCAGTTTGGTGCCAATATTGGTAAAGCTGATGCCCCAACAATACCGGTTACCGAAATCGAGGTTATCGGCGGAGTTCTGGTAATAGAGGCCCACATCACCCGCTACGGCAGATCCCGGTTTTTGTTGTAAGCCATTGAATGCACCGGCACCCAGCTGGCTACGTATGTACCTGATGGTTAGTGCCAAACCCAGGTGGTCGCCCAGTTTACGGGCATAGGTACCATCAATGGCATATTCTACTGCATGGTAGTTTTGCATCATGGTACCATTATCATCCCGGAAAGTGATTTGCCCATGATCAAAGAATTTCATGGACAGCCCTACACCTTCGGAACCGTTCCAGGTTTTATAAGCCGACAGATAACCCAGGTTACTTTTATTGTTGTTCATATCGCGCATCCAGGGAGAATAGTTAGCGCTGATACCCCAGTTGCCCGCAAATAATAGTTTAGCGGCATTGCCAAACAGGGCATTAGGGTCGGGTTCAATGCCGGTTACGACATCTCCCATGCCAGCGCTCCGTGCATCCGGGTTGATCAGCAGGAAGGTAGCACCTACGTTGACCGGACTTTGTGTTTTCTGGGCTACTGATAGCAGGGGTACTATGAGTATACCGCAAACAAAGCATATGGTAAAACAATACTTCATGATGTTGGGTTTTAAAAAGCAAAAAAGGAGGCGTCCATTTGTATGAAATGGTTTTATTGAATGATCAGTTTTTCAAAGAATACACTGGCGTTTACTTTTAGTTTTACGGTATAGATGCCTGCTGCAAACCTGTTTACCGCTATAGGAAATATTACTTTGCCAGCTCCAAACTCTTTGTATTGCTGGTAAACCAATTGTCCGGCAGTATTAAACAGCTGGAATGTTACCGTTGCATCTGTCAGGAGATCTAATTCTATTTTCAGCGTAGTGGCGGCAGGGTTAGGATACAGCATGTAGCTCAACACCGGATTTGCTCCGGGAGGTTGCTTGGGCAATACTTCCGGTTGGTTGAATCCCTGCGTAAGTATCATGCTGCCCTGGGATAAGGTCATTACAGCAGCTTCGCCTATTGTGTACTCAAATAGAATGTTGTTGACTGTGTTGCTGCCGCCGCTGCTGGCCACTACCTGTCGGTTGAGCAGTAATTGTGCCCGGGCTCCGTAAGACAACAGGAGCAGGCCGGTAAAGAGCAACAGGATTTTGCAGGAATGGTAGATCAGTTTCATATTGGAAACGGGTTAGGTGAAACAATCCGGATAGCCGGGTGATAGCGTGTGTGCGTGATCGTTTGGCACATAAAATCCCCTGCCATGTATTATACACAGCAAAAAGCGTTAAGTATTGGTAACCATCAGGGTTATCTGATACTTGTTACCACCTGTTTACAACAGGTGGAGAAGCAGCCGAGAGATAATGGGGAGTTAACACCACATGGGGGTATCCCCTGTAAGACGTACAGTTTGATTTCATGATATTTGAGATGTTTTTGGGTTGATCCGGGATCAATGATGCTTAAAGACAATCTGTTGATGGTATTCGGTAATCTTTCTGATGGTAATGTGCTCGTATTTTAGTTCTGTTCGCAAATAGTTTTTATATATGGTATTAATTTTATTTTGGTTCTTCACAAATCATAACATGGAAGCAGGGGGCAACGTTTGGGGACGTTATTTGGTAAACCTGCATATATATGTACAAATATAATAGAAAACAAATTATTTTTCACCCGGTATTTAGTTTTCGGTTGAATTTGGTATAAAAGTGGTCTTTTCGGGATAAAAAGCGGTATTTACCAATAAAATGAGGGAAAAAGGCTTGTTAAGAAGAAATAACAATTTGGCAAAGCGGGGAGTTTTATTTATTGGTAAAAATAAGTTACCTTTGCCCCCCAAATTGCATTATTACATAGTCATTTTAATATTATGGCAGACTTAAGATTTCAAAGGAACTTTGGTATTGCAGCGCACATTGATGCGGGTAAAACCACTACCACAGAACGTATCCTGTATTATACAGGTAAAACCCACAAAATAGGTGAGGTTCACGAAGGCGGGGCTACCATGGACTGGATGGCACAGGAGCAGGAAAGAGGTATTACCATTACATCTGCTGCAACCACTTGTTTCTGGAATTTCCCTACCCTTCAGGGTAAGCAGGTTGCCGATACCAAACAGTATAAATTTAACATCATTGATACTCCGGGTCACGTGGACTTTACCGTAGAGGTAGAGCGTTCCCTGCGTGTACTGGATGGTCTGGTAGCGTTATTCTGCGCTGTATCCGGTGTAGAGCCTCAGTCTGAAACCGTTTGGCGCCAGGCTAACCGTTACCGTGTACCCCGTATCGGTTTTGTTAACAAAATGGACCGTTCCGGTGCCGACTTCCTGAACGTGGTAAAACAGGTAAGGGAAATGCTGGGTGCTAACCCCGTTCCATTGGTATTGCCTATTGGTGCAGAAGACTCTTTTAAAGGAGTAGTAGATCTGATCACCATGAAAGGTATTATCTGGGATGAAGAAGGTAAAGGAGCTACTTACCAGGAGATTGAAATTCCTGCTGACATGAAAGATGAGGCAGAAGAATGGAGAGCTAAGCTGGTAGAAGCAGTAGCAGAGTATGATGACAAGCTGCTGGAAAAATTCTTCGAAGATCCTAATTCTATTTCTGAAGCTGAGATCCACGAAGCTATCCGTAAAGCTACCATCGATATCGCTATCATTCCGATGATGTGCGGATCTTCTTTCAAGAACAAGGGAGTTCAGAAAATGCTGGATGCCGTTTGCCGCTACCTGCCTTCTCCAATGGATCTGGAAGCAGTAAAAGGTACCAATCCTGATACCGGTGAGGAAATTGAGCGTAAACCAGATGCTAAAGAACCATTTGCAGCATTGGCGTTTAAGATCATGACCGATCCTTTCGTAGGCCGTCTGGCGTTCTTCCGGGCTTATTCCGGTCACCTGGATGCGGGGTCATATGTATTGAATACCCGTACCGGTAAAAATGAGCGTATCAGCCGTATTATGCAAATGCACGCTAACAAGCAGAATCCTATTGATTTCATCGAAGCTGGTGATATCGGAGCTGCTGTTGGTTTTAAAGATATCAAAACCGGTGACACCCTTTGTAATGAGGACAATCCGATCGTACTGGAAACAATGACTTTCCCAGAACCGGTAATCTCCATTGCTGTTGAGCCTAAAACGCAGGCAGACGTTGATAAAATGGGTATGGCTATTGCCAAGCTGGTAGAAGAAGATCCGACCCTGAAAGTGAAGACTGATGAGGAAAC contains the following coding sequences:
- a CDS encoding T9SS type A sorting domain-containing protein, with the translated sequence MKLIYHSCKILLLFTGLLLLSYGARAQLLLNRQVVASSGGSNTVNNILFEYTIGEAAVMTLSQGSMILTQGFNQPEVLPKQPPGANPVLSYMLYPNPAATTLKIELDLLTDATVTFQLFNTAGQLVYQQYKEFGAGKVIFPIAVNRFAAGIYTVKLKVNASVFFEKLIIQ
- the fusA gene encoding elongation factor G, which gives rise to MADLRFQRNFGIAAHIDAGKTTTTERILYYTGKTHKIGEVHEGGATMDWMAQEQERGITITSAATTCFWNFPTLQGKQVADTKQYKFNIIDTPGHVDFTVEVERSLRVLDGLVALFCAVSGVEPQSETVWRQANRYRVPRIGFVNKMDRSGADFLNVVKQVREMLGANPVPLVLPIGAEDSFKGVVDLITMKGIIWDEEGKGATYQEIEIPADMKDEAEEWRAKLVEAVAEYDDKLLEKFFEDPNSISEAEIHEAIRKATIDIAIIPMMCGSSFKNKGVQKMLDAVCRYLPSPMDLEAVKGTNPDTGEEIERKPDAKEPFAALAFKIMTDPFVGRLAFFRAYSGHLDAGSYVLNTRTGKNERISRIMQMHANKQNPIDFIEAGDIGAAVGFKDIKTGDTLCNEDNPIVLETMTFPEPVISIAVEPKTQADVDKMGMAIAKLVEEDPTLKVKTDEETGQTVLSGMGELHLEIIVDRMRREFKVEVNQGEPQVAFKEALTQTIEHREIFKKQTGGRGKFADIQIEIGPAEGEWLKANEGKQLQFVNDIFGGSIPKEFIPAIQKGFEQSLTQGVLANYPLDNLRVRLFDGSFHQVDSDAMSFELCAKAAFREAARKAKPVLLEPIFKVEVSTPDQYMGDVTGDLNRRRGMLEGMESRAGLQVIKAKVPLKEMFGYVTQLRSLSSGRASSVMEFSHYAPAPNNIAEEVIAKVKGKVNA
- the porV gene encoding type IX secretion system outer membrane channel protein PorV, producing the protein MKYCFTICFVCGILIVPLLSVAQKTQSPVNVGATFLLINPDARSAGMGDVVTGIEPDPNALFGNAAKLLFAGNWGISANYSPWMRDMNNNKSNLGYLSAYKTWNGSEGVGLSMKFFDHGQITFRDDNGTMMQNYHAVEYAIDGTYARKLGDHLGLALTIRYIRSQLGAGAFNGLQQKPGSAVAGDVGLYYQNSADNLDFGNRYCWGISFTNIGTKLKYTDDTKRQTFLPMNLRIGGGYTFVHTQEHQFALAVDINKLLVPTPPIYKVDAGGQITNEIEKGRNPDRSVAETIFSSFTDAPGGFQEELREFTVASGLEYTYQHQFFARVGYFYEHPNKGYRQHFSAGLGVRVKALELDMAYLMPTDGSQQERRTLRFSLVYNISNDK